In Ferviditalea candida, the DNA window ACGAAAAGGGATGCACAGCTTTCGTCGCTCCATAGGGACGAGAATGCTTGAAGCCGAAATACGATTATCTATCATCAGCGAAGTTCTCGGCCATACCCATCTTGATTCGGCAAAGCCATATCTAAGCACCAATGAAAAACAGCTGAGAAACTGTGCTCTAGGGCTCTCCGGAATCGAAGTGATGAAGGAGGAGCTGCAATGAACCGCACATTCCACAGTCACTTCAAGGAGTATATTGATGGCTTAATTGAACAAAAGCACGCGCTTGGCTATCCTTACATGGAAAGCAAGAGAATCTTGTATAATTTTGATCAATTTTGCATCCATCACTTCCCTGAAGAGATCACCTTCACCAAAGAAATTGGGTTAACATGGGCACAAATACGTCCGAATGAGAAAAACAATGGCTTTAGAAACAGACTGATGCCTGTGCGTGAACTTGCCAGATACATGAATCGTATGGAAGTTGTCGCTTACGTCATCCCGATTGATTTAGCCAAAAAGGGTCCAAGGTATGTCCCTCACATCTTCACCCGTGACGAGTTGGCTGCTTTCTTTGCTGTTCTAGATCAAATCCCTTACAAACGAAGCTTTCCGATACGACACCTTGTGATTCCCGTTATTTTTCGTGTGATTTACTGTTGTGGATTGCGCCCGTCAGAAGCTCGCAAGCTGAAAGTAAAGGATATTGATTTGGAAACGGGTAAGCTCACTATTTTAGAGTCAAAGGGACACAAGGATCGGATTGTCATGCTATCTGACGAAGTTCTGGAACTTTGCAAAACGTATTATGAGAACATGCGAAACCACCTCCCTGAAACGGAGTACTTTTTCCCTAATTCAAACGGCAATCTGTATATGAAGTGGTGGATGGAAAAAACATTTCGTCAGTGCTGGGCAAAGACAGGCATACGGAATGTTAGCGGAAACAGCCCTCGAACGTATGATTTTCGCCATACCTTTGCGACAAACAGATTGTATCAATGGCTGAAAGAAGGGAAGGATTTAACCGCTTGCCTGCCATACCTGAGTGCGTATCTCGGTCATGTACAGCTTTCCGATACCGCATATTACATTCATCTCGTTCCGGAATTTTTCCCGCAAATGGCCGAAATGGATTTCGGGAAATTTTCTTGCCTTATTCCGGAGGTAGAGAGATGAAAATAAAGGATGATGCTTTCTTCAAACTGATCCGGAATTTTTTAACCATTTATCTGCCAAAACAAAAGTGCTACAGCTTGAACACCATCAAATCCTACAAAGAGGCGCTAAACCTGTTATTGGACTATTTACAAACCGAAAAGCAAATTCCGCTGTTGCGCATTACATTCGAGCTGTTGGACTCAACGACAATCGGTCGTTTTTTAGATTGGTTAGAAGAAGTTCGCGGCTGCAGTGTTTCTACAAGAAACCAACGACTGATGGCTCTTAAATCTTTTTTCAAATATGCGGCAATGATGGATTCTTCTCAAATTGCTGCTCATGCGGAGCTAGCAAAGGTTGCTACTAAAAAGGCACCTTCATCAATCGTTGAATTCTTGACTGAAAAAGCCTTAAAGATTCTTCTTGAACAGCCATCTACCCACAGCAGATGCGGTATCCGTGATCGCTTTTTCATGATCCTCATGTATGACACAGCAGCTCGTTGTCAGGAAATGCTGGATTTAAGACTAAAGGATATTCAACTGCAGCCCAAAAATTCGATTGCATACCTTACCGGAAAGGGCGGAAAGATGCGGGTCGTCCCGCTAATGGACAAGACGGTAGAACATTGTCGTTATTACTTGGACAATTTCCATCCTTCTGGAATAGGCAGCGCCGACGACTATCTCTTCTACACAACGATTCACGGGAAGCAAAACCAAATGTCTCCCGACAATGTAGCCAGTTTTATGAAACGTTATGGCAAGCTGGCAAAGGAGGGATGCTCAGAAGTTCCCGAAAACGTACACCCTCATCAATTGCGTCATACCAGAGCGATTCATTTATATCGCGGTGGAATGCCGTTGGCTCTTCTCTCGGAGTTTTTGGGACACGCCGATCTGGCTACAACACAGATATATGCGTATGCAGATACCGAAATGAAGCGAGCTGCCATTCAAAAGGTTGACGGAATGAACCAGCTCACACCAAGAGAACAGCCGGTCTGGTTAGACGATGATGAGATGATTCGAAAGCTATATGGTCTCAAGTAGCCCAAAATGTTATCCCGAAGTTACTATTAATGATTTGATGAAGAACCTTGTCCTTATGCGGGTTTTCACCTTTCATTTCTAACACTTCGGGATAACTGTTTTATCGGGATAACCCTGGTTATTCCGAATTCAAGATAACCAAGGCTTCAGCTTTGCCGGAAATCATGATCCGGACGATGTCCGCAACCGGCTGCCGTATGAATACGCCAGGCTTTTGAGCGAAGTACAGCCCGCCTTTTTCCTGATGGAAAACGTGAAAGGGCTGCTCAGCAAAAAACAGCGCATTCATTTTGACGCCATTCACGAACTCTTCTCGGCGGCGGGGTACAGGCTGGATTGGCGTTTGATCAACGCGTGGGATCATGGCATCGCGCAGACAAGAGAGCGGGTGTTTATTATTGGCTTTCGAGCTGATCTGGACGTTGCCTTTGAATGGCCGCCGCCCGATCCTTCGCGGCCGGTGCTGCGC includes these proteins:
- a CDS encoding tyrosine-type recombinase/integrase, translated to MKIKDDAFFKLIRNFLTIYLPKQKCYSLNTIKSYKEALNLLLDYLQTEKQIPLLRITFELLDSTTIGRFLDWLEEVRGCSVSTRNQRLMALKSFFKYAAMMDSSQIAAHAELAKVATKKAPSSIVEFLTEKALKILLEQPSTHSRCGIRDRFFMILMYDTAARCQEMLDLRLKDIQLQPKNSIAYLTGKGGKMRVVPLMDKTVEHCRYYLDNFHPSGIGSADDYLFYTTIHGKQNQMSPDNVASFMKRYGKLAKEGCSEVPENVHPHQLRHTRAIHLYRGGMPLALLSEFLGHADLATTQIYAYADTEMKRAAIQKVDGMNQLTPREQPVWLDDDEMIRKLYGLK
- a CDS encoding tyrosine-type recombinase/integrase, whose protein sequence is MNRTFHSHFKEYIDGLIEQKHALGYPYMESKRILYNFDQFCIHHFPEEITFTKEIGLTWAQIRPNEKNNGFRNRLMPVRELARYMNRMEVVAYVIPIDLAKKGPRYVPHIFTRDELAAFFAVLDQIPYKRSFPIRHLVIPVIFRVIYCCGLRPSEARKLKVKDIDLETGKLTILESKGHKDRIVMLSDEVLELCKTYYENMRNHLPETEYFFPNSNGNLYMKWWMEKTFRQCWAKTGIRNVSGNSPRTYDFRHTFATNRLYQWLKEGKDLTACLPYLSAYLGHVQLSDTAYYIHLVPEFFPQMAEMDFGKFSCLIPEVER